The Dokdonia donghaensis DSW-1 DNA window ACGGAGCTGCACTGGGTGAAACTATTGTGGCAGGATTTGCTATAAGCTTTGGTTTTTTAGTAAAAAAGCTATACCAAGATTACTTATGGATACAAATTGCTTTTGTAGTATTAATGCTCTTAGCCGGCATCTTGCTTATTCTAAAAAAAACTAGCTCACAAACCTCAGAAGATGAAGCACATCAAAACTTTGGCACAGGTTTTTTACTTGGCTTTTTAAACATCCCTATGTTTATTTTTTGGGTAGCTGTGCTGTCTTCTATTTCGAGCTATGTGTTTATAGGTAAAAACTCCCCGTGGAGTGTTATACTCTCTTTTCTTTCGGGAGTTCTAATAGGAAAAGTTGTGATGCTTTATGTATATGCAAGACTGAGTGATTTTTTTTCAAATAAGTTTTCTAATCTTGAAAATAAAATGAATATAGTGATAGGTATTGTACTTATAACTGCTGCTATCTTTCAATCCATAAAGCTTATTACTTCATAAATAAGTTCAGATAGTGTAAGTTTTACCGTAGTACAACTACTAATGTTTTATGATTATTCTTGCTTTTATCATAGGCTTTACCGCCACAGTTATAGGTGCACTGCCACCTGGAGCATCTAACCTTGCAGTGATTAAAGCACGAGTAAAAGGTTCTTATCAAGATGCTGTAAAATTGAGCTATGGCGCTGGTCTAGGTGAGGCATTACTTGCACTTACTGCTTTAAGCTTTGGGATGGTAGTACAAGAGTTTATCTCTATGAACTACTGGGTGCAATATCTCGTTGCCTTTTTACTTGCTCTTGTAGGCGTCTATTTTACAAAAAAGAAGCATTCTTCAAAAATTACAAGACAAAGAAAACAATCTCAATACTTTATAGGCTTTATTTTGAGCTTTATAAATCTTCCTGTTTTAGTTTATTGGGTCGTTGTGTTTTCACTACTAAGCAAATGGATGCTTACCGCCGGGTCCCATCCCTATATATGGACCATTTTATTGCTTGCAGGCGTGTTCTCAGGTAAAATAGCCACACTCTTGATGTACAGCAAGTTTGGCTCTCATATTAAACAAAGGTCTACCTCTAGCCCTAATTCTCTTAATCGTTACATAGGGATCACACTTATTGTACTCTCGGTGATACAGCTCGTAAAACTAGTAGTTAGTTAAGAATCTCTAGTCGCACTACATAACCCTCCCAGCTACGCACGTTAAAAACAGTGTCGTCTTCAAAAATGAGGTACTGCCCCTTTATTCCCTTAAGAGTTCCCTCGTATGCAGGTGTTTTATCTAAGTTAAGTGTCTTAAGTTTTTCTGGGTAACGCTCTACAGGAAAGTGCACGTGCGTCTCCTCATTAGTAGGGATGAAATATTGCTTTGCTTCTTCTGGTATATATTGTTTTAAAATTTCTCGATGCTCCTTAAGATTTACATCTTCTATATCATTTTTAAGCATTTTGCGCCAGTTTGTTTTGTCAGAAACGTGTTCCTTTAACGCAAGCTCTGTAATACCTGCAAGGTAGCGGTTAGGTACTTCTACAATTTCTATAGCCTCGTGAGCACCTTGGTCTATCCATCTTGTAGGCACTTGAGTTTTACGAGTTACTCCTACTTTTACATTACTAGAATTTGCTAGATAAACAATGTGCGGTTGCAGTTGCACGCTTTGCTCATAAGCGAGATCGCGATCTTCTTCTCCTAGATGCGCTTTAGACAGTTCTGGTTTCATAATCCACTCTGCTGCTTGGGGTACTTTATAAAAATCATCATAGCAATATCCTTGTCTAAAAATCTTTTTATTCTCCCCACAGGCAAGGCACTCATATTTTACAAACTCGATATGCAGTCTCCTATTAAGCAACTGATTCACCTGTATAAAATCACCTTCCATTACGAGGTAATAATTTATAGGATCTGTATGCTCCGTTTGCATTTTCTTGAGGACACCTTGGTATTGCATTTATAAGAATTTTGATTACTGCATTGTATAAAAAAGGTTAAATTAGCTTTCGCGAAAGCAAAAAAACAACCTATCACACACGTGTAAATATACCAACTTTATGCCGATCCCTTTAGTGCATTCTATTGCTTCTTGGTTCTTAAAAAAGCGCATTCACCAGATGGAGCTTTTTATGAAATACCCAGCCGAAGTGCAGGAAGAATTGCGCGCAAAACTTATCGATAAAGCAAAGGATACCGAGATAGGTAAAAAGTATGATTTTAGATCTATACGTAGTTATAATGACTTTGCCCAGACGATCCCCATCACCTCTTATGAGGAGAATCAAGCTTATATAGAAAGAACTCGTAAAGGAGAGTCTAACATCTTATGGCCTACCCCTATAAAATGGTTTGCGCAGAGTAGCGGCACTACAAATGCACGAAGTAAGTATATACCCGTAAGCCCAGAGTCACTAGAAGATTGTCATTATGCCGCAAGTAAAGATTTACTCTGTATGTATCTCAATAATAATGAAGGTTCTCACTTATTTTCTGGCAAAGGGTTACGCTTAGGTGGTAGTAAGCAATTATACCAGGATAATGGTACTGTATATGGCGATCTGTCTGCCATTCTTATAGATAATATGCCTTTCTGGGCAGAATTTAGCAGTACTCCTAATCACGACATTTCATTATT harbors:
- a CDS encoding LysE family transporter; the encoded protein is MILLLLLLGFGIALVATIVPSATNLLVLKKATSGSLFKAMFVAYGAALGETIVAGFAISFGFLVKKLYQDYLWIQIAFVVLMLLAGILLILKKTSSQTSEDEAHQNFGTGFLLGFLNIPMFIFWVAVLSSISSYVFIGKNSPWSVILSFLSGVLIGKVVMLYVYARLSDFFSNKFSNLENKMNIVIGIVLITAAIFQSIKLITS
- a CDS encoding LysE family transporter, encoding MIILAFIIGFTATVIGALPPGASNLAVIKARVKGSYQDAVKLSYGAGLGEALLALTALSFGMVVQEFISMNYWVQYLVAFLLALVGVYFTKKKHSSKITRQRKQSQYFIGFILSFINLPVLVYWVVVFSLLSKWMLTAGSHPYIWTILLLAGVFSGKIATLLMYSKFGSHIKQRSTSSPNSLNRYIGITLIVLSVIQLVKLVVS
- a CDS encoding DUF2797 domain-containing protein, whose product is MQYQGVLKKMQTEHTDPINYYLVMEGDFIQVNQLLNRRLHIEFVKYECLACGENKKIFRQGYCYDDFYKVPQAAEWIMKPELSKAHLGEEDRDLAYEQSVQLQPHIVYLANSSNVKVGVTRKTQVPTRWIDQGAHEAIEIVEVPNRYLAGITELALKEHVSDKTNWRKMLKNDIEDVNLKEHREILKQYIPEEAKQYFIPTNEETHVHFPVERYPEKLKTLNLDKTPAYEGTLKGIKGQYLIFEDDTVFNVRSWEGYVVRLEILN